Proteins co-encoded in one Flavobacteriaceae bacterium MAR_2009_75 genomic window:
- a CDS encoding MFS superfamily sulfate permease-like transporter, producing MFKHIKSDLPASVVVFFVALPLCLGIALASGAPLFSGLIAGIVGGVVVGALSGSNIGVSGPAAGLAAIVLVAITSLGGYENFLVAVVIGGVIQILFGVLKAGVIGYYFPSSVIKGMLTGIGIIIVLKQIPHFFGYDPDPEGDWAFLQVDGENTFSEILNTVNNISPGATLIAIIGLSILILWNTVLSKKGKIFQLVQGPVVAVVAGILFYILTKDHETLAISKEHLVSVPVPDDLDSFLAQFSFPNFGAIGNPEVWITAFTIALVASLETLLCVEATDKLDPHKNVTPTNRELLAQGTGNILSGMIGGLPITQVIVRSSANIQSGGRTKLSAIIHGFFLLISVILIPNLLNMIPLSVLAAILFIVGYKLAKPALFKVMYKLGWKQFVPFIVTILGIVFIDLLWGIGLGLAVGIVVILLKSYQNSHFLHIEDISNGKHRIKMTLAEEVTFFNKGAILKELDSLPRDSYLEINLLKTRYLDNDIIEILDDFAHKAKERNIDIRLVSKRGEIENPSSFMEFFQNRPKSKLSLS from the coding sequence ATGTTCAAGCATATTAAAAGCGACCTTCCCGCAAGTGTCGTAGTATTTTTTGTAGCCTTACCTCTCTGTTTAGGTATCGCTTTGGCCAGTGGCGCCCCCTTATTTTCTGGATTGATTGCCGGCATCGTCGGTGGTGTTGTAGTAGGAGCCTTAAGTGGCTCTAATATTGGAGTAAGTGGGCCTGCAGCAGGTCTAGCCGCAATTGTATTAGTGGCAATAACCTCTTTAGGCGGTTATGAGAACTTTTTGGTCGCCGTTGTAATTGGTGGTGTTATACAAATTTTATTCGGTGTACTTAAGGCAGGAGTAATAGGCTACTATTTTCCTTCATCTGTAATTAAAGGAATGCTCACAGGCATCGGTATCATCATCGTTTTAAAGCAAATTCCCCATTTTTTTGGTTACGATCCCGATCCAGAAGGTGATTGGGCTTTTCTTCAAGTAGATGGTGAGAATACATTTTCTGAAATACTGAATACAGTAAACAATATAAGCCCAGGCGCTACTTTAATCGCAATTATCGGTCTGAGTATACTTATACTTTGGAACACCGTACTAAGTAAAAAAGGCAAGATTTTTCAATTGGTTCAAGGGCCCGTCGTTGCAGTTGTTGCTGGTATTTTATTCTATATTTTGACCAAGGATCACGAAACTTTGGCCATTTCAAAAGAACACTTGGTAAGTGTGCCCGTACCGGATGATTTAGATTCTTTTTTAGCGCAATTTAGTTTTCCGAATTTTGGAGCCATCGGCAACCCAGAGGTATGGATCACCGCGTTTACCATCGCTTTAGTTGCAAGTTTAGAAACTTTGCTATGTGTAGAGGCTACAGATAAACTAGACCCTCATAAAAATGTTACCCCAACGAATAGAGAGTTATTGGCACAAGGTACCGGAAACATTCTTTCAGGTATGATTGGTGGTTTACCTATAACCCAAGTAATCGTTCGAAGTTCTGCGAACATTCAGTCTGGTGGTAGAACCAAATTGTCTGCAATCATTCATGGTTTTTTCTTGTTGATTTCGGTAATACTCATTCCTAACCTACTAAATATGATTCCGTTGTCGGTTTTAGCGGCCATATTATTTATTGTAGGCTATAAGCTAGCGAAACCAGCATTATTTAAGGTCATGTACAAATTAGGATGGAAACAATTTGTACCTTTTATTGTCACAATTCTTGGTATTGTTTTTATCGACTTGCTCTGGGGTATAGGCCTTGGTCTAGCAGTTGGTATCGTGGTCATCTTATTAAAAAGCTACCAAAACTCGCATTTCTTGCATATTGAAGATATTAGCAACGGTAAGCATAGAATAAAAATGACATTGGCCGAAGAGGTTACTTTCTTCAATAAAGGGGCGATTCTAAAAGAATTAGACAGTCTTCCGAGAGACTCTTATTTAGAAATCAATCTCTTAAAAACGAGATACCTCGACAACGATATTATTGAGATTTTAGACGATTTTGCACACAAGGCAAAAGAACGCAATATAGACATTCGTTTAGTATCGAAACGCGGCGAAATAGAAAACCCCTCCAGCTTTATGGAGTTCTTTCAAAACCGACCTAAATCTAAATTAAGTCTAAGCTGA
- a CDS encoding oxygen tolerance protein BatD codes for MSIPFKNILVFLSMAFVVFGYAQNDDNAITFEMKLSKDKLGINERIRVDFTMNKDGDNFNPPDFTGFRVLMGPSQSISSSWINGVRSYSKTYSYTLAPTARGQFTIQQATIVIDGETYKSLPRKVEVTAAVDKPSDQMTVDDVADESLHLVAEVSKTSPYLNEAISVVYKLYVAPSISVSNYQPLDNPKYNNFWSQDIPVRRLSAENGTYKGKPYRYVILKRVVLYPQKSGKLEIEPLSLDVTVDVPTAKRDFFGGRIYSQTNKTVSAGRRTINVKALPEKNKPVDFSGAVGNFNFSVTTSKTALNASESLQAKVEVSGKGNLKLFQLPEPNLPGSLEVYDPEFDENVRTTLAGSQGKVSNNYTIVPSFKGKYPIPSIAFSYFDPSTESYKTLNSDEIVINVKEGPVNSSAGNLPNNSTGNKQAVATGNQFNFIKLQPNLSTIGTNYFFGSTRFYLFLLLPLLLIPAAIVFGKKRDAIASDVVGNRIRRANKLARKFLSKARKELGNKEAFYIALEKALHNYLKAKLKIETSEFSKDKIASLLSEKKVDENTTNGFIALLQNCEMARYSPFSEVQMQQDYDKASEVISQLDKQL; via the coding sequence ATGTCGATACCCTTTAAAAACATTCTTGTTTTTTTATCGATGGCATTCGTGGTATTTGGCTATGCCCAAAACGATGACAATGCCATTACTTTTGAGATGAAGCTCAGTAAAGACAAATTGGGCATCAACGAACGTATACGGGTAGATTTCACCATGAACAAAGATGGCGATAATTTCAACCCTCCTGATTTTACTGGCTTTCGAGTGCTTATGGGCCCCTCTCAATCAATCAGCTCTTCATGGATCAATGGGGTTCGCAGTTATTCAAAGACCTATTCCTATACCTTGGCGCCAACGGCAAGAGGGCAATTTACGATTCAGCAAGCGACCATTGTAATCGATGGTGAAACCTATAAATCTTTACCTAGAAAAGTTGAGGTTACCGCAGCTGTAGATAAACCTAGCGACCAGATGACTGTTGATGATGTGGCCGATGAGAGCTTACATCTCGTGGCAGAAGTTTCTAAAACGAGTCCGTACTTGAATGAGGCGATTAGTGTAGTCTATAAATTATATGTAGCCCCATCGATCAGCGTGTCAAATTATCAACCGTTAGACAACCCTAAATACAACAACTTTTGGAGCCAAGATATTCCAGTGCGACGTCTATCGGCAGAAAACGGTACTTATAAGGGCAAACCTTATCGATACGTGATTTTAAAACGAGTGGTATTATATCCTCAGAAATCGGGCAAGTTAGAAATAGAACCTTTATCGTTAGATGTGACGGTTGATGTGCCTACGGCAAAGCGAGACTTTTTTGGTGGCCGAATCTATTCACAGACCAACAAAACAGTTTCAGCGGGAAGACGCACCATTAATGTAAAGGCCCTTCCCGAGAAAAATAAACCTGTTGACTTCAGTGGTGCCGTAGGTAATTTTAACTTTTCGGTGACCACCAGCAAAACAGCACTTAACGCATCGGAATCTTTACAGGCCAAAGTGGAAGTCAGTGGAAAAGGTAATTTAAAACTCTTTCAGTTACCAGAGCCAAATCTTCCGGGCTCGTTAGAAGTCTACGACCCTGAATTTGATGAGAACGTTCGTACCACACTAGCGGGTTCTCAGGGGAAAGTGAGCAATAACTATACAATTGTACCTTCCTTTAAGGGTAAATATCCGATACCAAGCATTGCTTTTTCCTATTTCGACCCGAGCACCGAATCTTACAAAACATTAAATTCAGATGAGATTGTCATCAACGTGAAAGAAGGGCCGGTCAATTCATCCGCAGGAAACCTTCCAAACAATTCGACAGGCAACAAGCAAGCAGTTGCTACGGGCAATCAATTTAATTTCATTAAACTTCAGCCCAACTTGAGTACCATTGGTACGAATTATTTCTTTGGCTCTACACGTTTCTATCTCTTTCTATTGCTACCGTTGCTCTTGATTCCGGCTGCAATAGTATTCGGAAAGAAAAGAGATGCCATTGCGAGTGATGTGGTGGGCAATAGAATTCGACGCGCCAATAAATTGGCCCGAAAGTTTTTATCAAAGGCTCGAAAAGAGTTAGGCAATAAAGAGGCATTTTATATTGCATTGGAAAAGGCATTGCATAACTATTTGAAAGCAAAATTGAAGATTGAGACCTCGGAGTTCAGCAAAGATAAAATAGCCTCTCTGCTTAGTGAAAAGAAAGTAGATGAGAATACCACTAACGGATTCATAGCCCTCTTACAAAATTGTGAAATGGCACGTTATAGCCCGTTTTCAGAGGTACAGATGCAGCAAGATTATGACAAGGCCAGTGAAGTGATTTCACAATTGGATAAACAATTGTAA
- a CDS encoding tetratricopeptide repeat protein, with protein sequence MVNEKYNLNCSPVKTLFYIALFFFGVTVSAQNEAVFNKATEAYNVGEYQNAINGYLEILDNGEHSAELYYNLGNAYYKLNQIAPSIYYYEKALLLKPNDAEVENNLAYAKNMTLDAIDTIPETGLSKIYDNIVGLLSFDQWSYVAVFFMILFVLLYIAFYYFRYSSRKRLAFVTSIVALLISITSVVFATLQYNLFKADQPAIVFASESSVKSEPNLRSQEAFALHEGTKVNILEELNEWKKIRIADGTTGWIPSEDIKTLKDF encoded by the coding sequence ATGGTAAACGAAAAGTATAATTTGAATTGTAGCCCAGTGAAGACTTTGTTCTACATAGCACTTTTTTTCTTTGGAGTCACTGTTTCGGCACAGAACGAAGCAGTGTTCAACAAAGCCACCGAAGCCTATAATGTCGGGGAATACCAAAATGCAATTAATGGGTATTTAGAGATATTGGACAATGGTGAACATTCGGCAGAACTTTACTATAATCTGGGCAATGCGTATTATAAGTTAAATCAGATAGCTCCCAGTATCTATTATTACGAAAAGGCATTATTATTAAAGCCTAACGATGCAGAAGTCGAAAACAATTTGGCCTATGCAAAAAATATGACTTTAGATGCAATCGATACCATACCGGAAACCGGACTATCAAAAATCTATGATAACATTGTAGGGTTGCTATCTTTTGACCAATGGAGTTATGTAGCCGTATTTTTCATGATTCTCTTCGTATTATTATACATCGCTTTTTATTACTTCAGGTATTCTTCTAGAAAGCGTTTGGCCTTTGTTACTAGTATTGTAGCACTATTAATTTCAATCACTTCAGTAGTTTTTGCCACCTTACAGTACAATTTGTTTAAAGCGGACCAGCCAGCAATCGTTTTTGCTAGTGAGAGTAGTGTAAAGTCTGAACCTAATCTCAGAAGCCAAGAGGCCTTCGCACTTCATGAAGGCACTAAAGTCAATATACTGGAAGAGCTCAACGAATGGAAAAAAATTCGAATTGCCGACGGTACTACGGGTTGGATTCCGTCAGAAGATATTAAAACCCTAAAAGATTTTTAA